The segment ataaaaaataaaaagaatcagACTGAATTCAAATCCCTTCTCACAGTAGAGTGTCTGATTTAAACAGTATCCATAAATATCATATTTACCCCTCATGGCTTTGGTGGACAAACTGTATCATCTCTTTCAATATTCAAATTCTTGTCAACACCGTAAATGTGTGAATGCTACATATAGGATTTTTAGATAAGATACAAAACAACATATTATACGAAATTGTAAAAAGATACATTTCACTGGCTAAAAATATGacactcaggtttttttttttttttacgtcatgCCATTATCACCACATAACAGCTATAGTTTCATTCctgatgaaaaataaagcattctAAATCTAACTAAGCTACGATTATAGAACATTCCAGTAAATGTTGTTGCCTTGTTATAACGTGAAAACCCTCTTGACCTCAGCTAGCTTTACAAGAAAGATACCTGATAGATTGCACTGACATTCCTTTAAATTCTGCTGtatgaaaatatactttataactGGACTTTTCAATGCACAAATCTAATATTGTGCTCAGACAGTACAATTTTCTTTGCCCTCAATAAAACGAAAAAAGGGTCCTGATTTGGCTGTAGATAAATATAGTGTGAAATTAGCAGTAACATTTCTGGATTCATCAATAATACACATAATAGGATGTTCTTCAGTTGTGGAAAAAGGAAAAGCTTTTTGTGGTGGACATTTTACATTGTGCTGGACAAAGCAGTTAGCTTAGCAtatactaaagaaaaaaaacccaTTCCAATATgtgtatacaaaataattatatcatGGAGAATcaccttcaataaaaaaaaataacacatcaAACAAATGGACAATACGCCAAAGTTTTAAACTGAATTACCATGTTCCATGGTTACATTTATTCAGgttctgtttttaaatgaagataaaaaaaacagatattataGTCAAATGACCATACGCACAGTTCTTCAGCTTCTCTCAATCTTTGATAGTTCATGTCTACCAATTTTCCATAGTCTCTTCTCTCTAGCTCGGAGTCTGTCTGTGGACAGGAGAGTTTATTCTGTGCTCATAGTCAATACACGACTCTACTTTGTCACCCATGACACAGTGGGCCGGCTCCACCTGATCCCGGATCTCAGGTCTGAGCTGACCGTTTCCCCGCTGAAGCATGTAGTAAAGAATCGGATTAGACCTGGTTAAAGGGGGCGAGTCTGTACTGGATCTCCCCTCCCTGCTAAAAATTTCTCCAGGAGACCCCTCAGGTTCTTTTTTAACAGGTTTAGGACTGGCTTTAGGAGATCCCTTAGCCCAAACTAGCGACCCCCCAGTGGTATCAACAGGTGCAGGTGCTGTTTTGGAATTTGTACTGCTAGAACAGGGGTACCACGGTAAGTACGATGACTCCTGAGGGAAACAAGACTGGGTTAAGTTCCCATTGGCTGTACAGTTTGCCTGAGGGATGAAGGGACTTGGGGTCCCTCTGGGTTGGGATAGCTCTTTCAGACAGTTTTCTGACAGGAGGAGTTGCTTAAGAACATTGAAGCCTTGGCTTTCTCTGGAGAGAGGGGTTTTGCTCCTAGGAATCCCTAGTAACTCTTCTTCTTTTGGTTTTGCCAGACCTCTAACATTAAATTCAGGTTTTCCAGACACCAGATTGTCACTAGTGGTATTTCGAGATGGCTGACAGAGTTCATTACTTAGGTGCTCTGCTAGCTCAATGCACAGTTTTCTCTTCTTGGGAACGGGGCTATGAAAATCCACTGGTTCCTCTTTTACAGAGTTCCCGAGGAGCCTGGTATGTGGGTTTGAATGGTAGGTAGCATTCTGCTGTTTCAAAAGATGGCTGAGAAGTCCAAATTTAGCAGCTGTTTCTGTAGGAAATAGCTCAGATTTGATTGTACCCTGTGCTTCAGCAATAGGTGAGCGTTGTGATGATCGTCTCTGATTGTGCACCCCATCATCAGAGCTATCTGATGAGAGATTATCCTCTACTAGCTCAGTTTTGATCTTAAGTTGTGGAGAAGGTCCGTTTGAGCTGTCACAGTTGACAGAGCCCCTGTGAGGTTTCTCCAGTCCCCCTGAGGTTACTTCCAAGACTCTGTGCCCACTGGTTCTTTCCTTCTGGGAAGTTGTTCCCAAGAGAAGCTGCAGTACAGTGCGTTTCTCAAGAAGGTTTTCTATCTGTGTTGAGGCAGAGGGTGATTGCTCACATTTAGGAGCTGGGAGAGCAGAAGGGGAACCTCCATCTAGCATGGAGGCTCTGTTCCGCTTGTGTGGAAAGACAAGTTGATCCAAAAGTGCCTGAGGCTTGTCAAGCTCAAGTTCTGGGCTTTGCCTTCTGCTTGTCGGCTTGTGAAGGGGAGAGGGTGACAAGTTGTTTTTACCACTCTGGGCCAGATTTTGTAGTAGCTTGCTGGCACTGAAAGGAGGCTCCAGTGTCTTTTCACTTACGTGAGCTTTAGACTTACACAGATCTAAGGGACTGGACTGGGCATGGGGTGAGGGTAAGGAGTATGAAGGGGAGATCGAGCTGAAGGTAGCTGTTTGCCGGTTCAGAGGACTCTGCGTTCTGCTGTCCTCAGTTGTGCCAATCCTTTTACGTGGGCCTGCAGTCGAGCTGCTGATTATTGTGTCAGATCGCAAACTAGGATTATCTGAACTTTTGTTTACCTTCTCGTTATTTTTGCGGTCCAGCAGTAACTGCATTAGAGTGACCTTATCATGGGATTTCACGTCTGGGCTGGTATCCAGATCTGTGGCCTCATGGACCTTTGGCACAGAAGGTTCCGGCTTCCACTTGTTTATGAGAGACTCTGTGAGCTTATCCACAGAGGGGGTTAAGGAAGAGCAGGCTTTGGATTTTTGGCTAGGTGCTCTGCTTTTCATGGAAAGGTCGATGGGGGAACAGCTGGAGAGGCTCTCAGCATCACTGCTGTCTTTGGTCAGGCTGTTATCCTGGCTGGAGTATTCGCTGTCAGAATGCAGGGAGGAGGCCCCACTCGGGAGGATGCCATAGTCATCCTCCAGGTGTCCATTCCTGGTGAGCTGCTGCTGGGAGTTGTGATTGTTCAGAAGTAGAAGCAACAGGCTGCTGCAGTTTTGTGGTGGTCGACCATGTCTCTCTTTGGGGGGTCTCATGGAGGGTGAGGAAAGGGAAGGGATATTTTTGCTGGAGTTTACAGCTGGTGGGCGGAGTGTTCCGTTTTGAACATTTAAGGAGCTTAGCATGTCTGGGGCAGTTGTTGGCTGCCCCATGCTGGGAGGCCTTTTATCCTGCGTTTGTTGAGTAGCCATGGCTGCTAGCCTCTCGCTGGCTGATCTACTGGTTAATTGTGCTTTTATGGCCTGCTCTCTGGAGTACTGCTGTAGATGAGCCTCACTGGACAGCAACAAGGCCAGCTGACTGCAGGCGACACTGGGCTTGGGTGAAGGGGCTGGACTGGACCTAGTGCGTACCATGCTGACAACAGCCTTGAGTCGCTCAGTGCAGGACATGGATTCAGAGCTTGTGGGCTGTGCAGAGCTttgagaagaatgaggagaatCTGAGCTTCGGTTCTGGTTGCTCTGCCGACAGTAAGGCACTGTGTTATGGTTCTGTTGCTTGCTTTTCCTCATGAGGCTTTTTAGGCGGCCTGATGCCGTGCCGTAACTCTGGTAGGTTTCCTTATCAGCAGAAGCACTTACACTACTGTCCCCGTCGAGCAGTTTGTGGCTTTGAGAAATGTGCTGTGACAAGGCGACACTCTGCAGCCGAGAGCTGAAGGACTGCAGCAGAGAAGCCAGCAAGGTGCTCTCCCCCTGCTCCGAGCCATCCAGGCCTCCTTTGTAGTGCTCCTTTCTCTGTCCGTTCACTTCTGCTACAGTGCCTGTTCGTTTCTGGCTGTCATCTTCACTCCATGCTCCTGAGCGAAGCAGCCTGGCTTTTTTAAGGTGCTGTGAGGCTGCACTAGGTGGGCTACTCTTGTCTTGTGAGGTGGGGCCATGGTTAGGGAGCTGAAACACCCTAGTCACTCTGTTGACATTCTCTTCATTGTTTTGGACAGGTTCTGACCTCTGTGTAACAGTGGCAGCAGGTCCAGTGGTGACCGGATGCATTAGCAAACCTTCCAGATATGTTAAAGCAGCAGAATCCTGGTGAGTTTCAGGGCCAGACTCCACCCCATGAGTCATGTTCAATAGTAGGATGCCCTGATGTGATGTTTTAcaagtaatgaaaatgtgttaGTAAGATCTGTGCCATAAATGATGAGAGCAGAGAACTCCAACCGTGCTTTGAAATTTGGTCCTTTTCAGTCAAAGAGTTTTACATACAGGACCAGTGGGTATTTGTAATTTCAAGCCCGAAAACCCACCTGGCATCGCTGCGCATTCTATGAGTAAATCTGAACTGCTTTGAAATATGCTGTAAGCACAACCAGAGGAATGAGGAGGTTTACTTGTCCTGATGAACCAGAAGCTCTATATTTGGGAGATCCTCTGGGAGGAACCAAAAGCTCAGTGTTGCCTGTTTGCTCTTCTGATCTCAGACGTGGCCACACGGGAACCTACAgaacaagaaaagaaaacactaCATGAGTGACAGGTGTCAACATCCCAGCATCAACAAAATAACCACTGTAACTTTCTTTGAAGTCTCTGTCAAAACCAATCATCACAGAAGAACTAATTAAATTCGAACAAAATAAGAAAACTTCAGAGTGAACATAAACTTGTGTTTGACAATAGGAACTTAACTTTATAGGAACATTCTTGCAGCAACTGTCAGTCAAACTGCTCTGCCTCCCAACTTTTTCTTCAGAACCTTTCAGGACCTCTCTTTGTTTGTTCTCATGTGTAAAGAAGGTATTTTTATGTCCATTATTTGCTGAGCATTTAAGAGTTATCAGGTGAAcctcttaaggtttttttttttaaacagacaaaaGTTTCCTTAAAAGATAGATATTTGCTTAAACTTTGGTAGTAAGATGGACAACTTCTTGCCTGCTCTGCTTAAAGATGTCCACTTATATCACAAAAGTCACTCACAAAAGTCACTCACAAAATTAATCTGCAACATTTAAAAAGACTCCTTCACATGTGTGCAAATACCATATTACATTATGACAGAAAAATGTTGAAACTATTGTTAAATTCAGTCAAAtaagtttttcttctttcttagAAACGACAGTCTCCCTGGCATAACTGGATTAAAGAAGTGAATACCCATTCAAAAACGGCTGTCAGCAGCCCTTCACGCTCAGGCCAGTAGTGGCTCAGCAGGGTTGGCAGGTGTAGAGGGGCACACATGGCACACCTGTCAGACCTCTCCTCCACAGAGTCATGGCATCAGATAACATGACAGCACCGCTGGCTGCTCGCTCGACAGGTCTGAACCCTGTCAGAACTGCTTCCATAAACACTCCTGACTTCGCACTGTCAGGGCCACCACCACAAAGGTTAATTAATACAGGATTCCAGCTCCCCTTAAGCAGTGCTCCGCTGCCAGAGAGCTTCTTACCCTCCATGTCCTGCCCCTTCAGCATCGGTTAAACATGTTACAGCGGTTTGCAGAGGAGTTAAGCTCGACCTTGAGCTGGGGATGCGGTTACAGCAATTCACCAGCATGCTCACGCCTGGAATATCCTGAATTTGCCGTAGCAACTTGAGATCCTCAAGTTGACGTGACAGGAAAACCCTGCAAGAATCAGCACAAGGTCACAAGCATTTAAATTTGATGCAAACTGCATTAAGTTGCAAAGGTCGGGTGCAACAGGTTACGACTGCAAGGACAGAAAATAGGAAAACTAATTCAATAACTAATTCAGTCTCAGTTACAGGATCAGCTTGGGCCACTGacctaaatttaacaacaaaGAGGACAACCTGCTAGAACGGGGCCATCGGACGTCTCGCGCTAATCTTAATGTGGCAGATTAAGATTAATTTCCCGCCAAAGGAGGTGCTGCTACCCTACAAATAAAAGTTCAAACTTGGGACAGGTGGATAAAGAAGATAAACAAGACAGGCTGAAAAACTGGACCATAAGAACAATGAAGTAAACACATCATTCAAGACAAATCAATACTGGGCTACAATCGGAACATGCTAGATTAGATCTCGCCAATGAAAACTAAAGGAAACCGTTAAGGGATCGTAAagccaaaaattttaattctgttatcatttactcaccctcatgtcactttAAACCTatataactttctttcttctgagtTTCAATCAAAGATTCCAGCAAATAAAGACTTGTATTTCACAAGACCTTATTTTGAGAGGAAGCAGGTATACATGTGACAGGAAATACAGATCTAAGGTGCGATCTCAAAGCATACCCTCCATTCGCCTTTCCCACACATGACCCTTTTGCAcaagaaatacaaaatatgttttctctctccctcgctctcttttCCCCTCCGTCTCTCTCCCTCCAGCGGTCTGCAAGTGATTATCCATTATCTCTGACAATGTCAAACATTCACACCCAACAGCATTTTAAGTGATTTCACTAGCCAGTAGTGAAGGGAACAGCGGCAGACAGGAAGCTTTATCATGGCAGGGCGTCTTTCTTTGCTCTCCCAGACACCATGAGCAGGAAGGTCAAACCATCATCAGTGGCTGAAAGGCAATTTCCCTCGAGGAGCTGGACCCAAAAAAATGGCCTTAACTGTGAACGCTGGACTTCTTGACGCAAATGTCAGGGATTTGATGTCCAAAGCCAATCTGGCGATCCCAGCATATGGGGTAGGATATTAATTGGAATTCAACACGTCCCACAAAGTACCCTATCAGAAAAAAAGGTTAACGAATGATCCCCATTATAAGGAACCATAATCCATTTGCaccatttaaaatgcatgattaaaAATAGGGTGAGCCGCAGGAACAGTGCTGCGAGTCAAGGTCAAGTATGTCTGAGTGTCAGTGCACGCAACAGCTGGAGACCATGCAAAGCTCTCCGTGTTAATAAAAAGTGACAACCCAGTCCTTGCTGTGCGTATCGCTAATATTTGACACCAGATTCGCTTCCCCGGCGTTAAAGGCAAGCCAAGgttaaataaattgtaaaggAAAGGGAGCTGTGTGAATCGCTTTCCATCATGTTATTGTAGGCAGCTGGTGTTCACTCAGATACGACGGACAGAGTTTGTAAATCCAATATggcttgaaaaaaaatgtaataagggGAGCGACGTGCTACCTCAACAAACACGACTGAAACGTCCACGTCAGTGAACTTTTGCTCTTTTGAAGTAGAACGTAGAGCAAATAAACAGCCCCATGGAGCTCTGCAAACGGAGTCtgctataaataaatgaaataaaaaaaaaacggctaagaaacaaaacacaaatgccCTTTGACGGTGATCTTATTTAAAGAAACATGACCAGTTAGTAAACACTACAAATTAAACTTGTTGTTTCTTTAGAATTTTTAAATCAGTTGTAaaaatggagggggggggggcagaagtaaaagaaacacaaagacatcaaaaACAGACTTTGACGGAGCAGTTTACAAAAAGGGgttgtaaatgtttcaaaataaaatataaattaatatggtACATTAATACAATCAAAGGAATAAAATTCAAGTCGAAATTTTACATTGAATTACTTGGTTCCATTAAGTTCATACAATATAATCACACAAGGTCAGCATTTCCTACAGCTCATTAAATTCTGTTGCTCGGCTCACAAGGAACTccagtattttcatatttataaactTCAGCATACAGCTAGAAATTACATTCAAAACAGagcttttattaattttcttaatcGATTAAGTGCACTTAACCAATGAAAAGACAAAGCACCTGGGTTCCTCCTCTTGGCACATCATTCCAGCTGGCATAAATGTTGGCAGAACTTGCCAACGAAATGCCACCCGAGTACAATAACAGCATCTCATTCACTCTCCACTCTTATCACTGGGGCTGTAGAGCACACACACTCCTGCTACTCGCAGAAAACACTTTGACTCCACTTGCCAACTCCTCCATATCTACTCACCCGCTGTCTCCTTAATCACAACACAGGCAGTTCCAAATCGATCTTCCCCTGCTCCTCGCTGCTCCTATTACTACTACACCACAGATCCTGCTACACCTCTAAGCTTTGAATTGAATTGGCCATTCCCACAAGAAGATACACTGGAATTTGAATTGCAAATGCTAGGAAGTGGAATTTACAGAATTGCAATTCAAAGAAATGTTACAGCTAATGGCATGAAATGAAGGAAATAAAGGgttcttaaattttttattttttcatgatttttgttttaatttattctattCAAATTCAAACGTTGGTTCTAGTTTAAATTCGGATTTCATTTCTACTTCAAGTTGGAATACCATTTTGAATGGCATGTGGTGCATTCAGATTCATTCTTCAGCACTTTACAGGTGTTTAGCACAGATATGAATTCCCATGCTACTGCAGTATTACTCCAAAGGTCACCTAGACGGATGATTCAATTTAAagcacacacaaacgcacaaacGATCCATTTCCCCTCCAAGAAAACACCTTAACAACTGCTAGAATCCGCCTCTTCTAGAAAGCCCTCAGGACTATAGCAGCAATCTTCACACTCTCTAGAACTACGTAAGACAACAGTGTCCCAACTATAAGCTTTGTTTAATTATGGCTAATGAGAGCGGCCCTCCGTTACGGAGGCGACGGGAGCACAGACAAAGCAGGCGTCTTCGCTGCAGATCTCAGGAGGCTCAGAC is part of the Carassius auratus strain Wakin chromosome 10, ASM336829v1, whole genome shotgun sequence genome and harbors:
- the LOC113110006 gene encoding nuclear receptor-interacting protein 1-like, which encodes MTHGVESGPETHQDSAALTYLEGLLMHPVTTGPAATVTQRSEPVQNNEENVNRVTRVFQLPNHGPTSQDKSSPPSAASQHLKKARLLRSGAWSEDDSQKRTGTVAEVNGQRKEHYKGGLDGSEQGESTLLASLLQSFSSRLQSVALSQHISQSHKLLDGDSSVSASADKETYQSYGTASGRLKSLMRKSKQQNHNTVPYCRQSNQNRSSDSPHSSQSSAQPTSSESMSCTERLKAVVSMVRTRSSPAPSPKPSVACSQLALLLSSEAHLQQYSREQAIKAQLTSRSASERLAAMATQQTQDKRPPSMGQPTTAPDMLSSLNVQNGTLRPPAVNSSKNIPSLSSPSMRPPKERHGRPPQNCSSLLLLLLNNHNSQQQLTRNGHLEDDYGILPSGASSLHSDSEYSSQDNSLTKDSSDAESLSSCSPIDLSMKSRAPSQKSKACSSLTPSVDKLTESLINKWKPEPSVPKVHEATDLDTSPDVKSHDKVTLMQLLLDRKNNEKVNKSSDNPSLRSDTIISSSTAGPRKRIGTTEDSRTQSPLNRQTATFSSISPSYSLPSPHAQSSPLDLCKSKAHVSEKTLEPPFSASKLLQNLAQSGKNNLSPSPLHKPTSRRQSPELELDKPQALLDQLVFPHKRNRASMLDGGSPSALPAPKCEQSPSASTQIENLLEKRTVLQLLLGTTSQKERTSGHRVLEVTSGGLEKPHRGSVNCDSSNGPSPQLKIKTELVEDNLSSDSSDDGVHNQRRSSQRSPIAEAQGTIKSELFPTETAAKFGLLSHLLKQQNATYHSNPHTRLLGNSVKEEPVDFHSPVPKKRKLCIELAEHLSNELCQPSRNTTSDNLVSGKPEFNVRGLAKPKEEELLGIPRSKTPLSRESQGFNVLKQLLLSENCLKELSQPRGTPSPFIPQANCTANGNLTQSCFPQESSYLPWYPCSSSTNSKTAPAPVDTTGGSLVWAKGSPKASPKPVKKEPEGSPGEIFSREGRSSTDSPPLTRSNPILYYMLQRGNGQLRPEIRDQVEPAHCVMGDKVESCIDYEHRINSPVHRQTPS